Within the Streptomyces sp. NBC_00353 genome, the region TGAGGGGGATGACCGGGCGTCGCCCGCACTCGTCCGTCAGGCACAGAAGACACCACCGCCGGGGAGCGCACCGTACGGCCGTTCCGCAGGAACACTCGAGCCCGGAGGTGCTCACTTTCGCCCCGGCCACCGACACCTTCACGCAGCCTTCAGCGGCCGACCCCCGCGTCTCACCACCGGAAGCATCACCTGGCCGTACCGGCAGAGGTCGAACCGGCCATAGACCAAGAAGTCGCCGACTGCGGACAAGGCCAGCATCATCTCGTCGACGTCGGTCAGCCGGCGCGAGCGCCTTGACGATCTGCGGCTGGAAACCGCCGCCGCGGTCCCGCGGGATCGCGATCTCGACCGAGCCGACGTCGGTCAGCATCGTCTTGGCACGCACCCCATTTCGAACAAGCGTGTCCCAGCCGTGCTGGTCCGAGCGGTAGTGGGTGACATATGCGACGCGTTCGGTGAGTACGATCCGCTCCACGAGCGGGAAGTTGTAGCTGCGAACTTCCAGACCACCGGCGGTAAAGGGCTCCACAAATAGCCGTAGGCAGCGGCGATCTGGCGGCGCAGTCGCCCTGTCTCGAAGGCGGTGTCGAACACCTGCACTTCCTCCTCGCGGTCGGCGATCCAGTCCTGTTCACTGGCCAACCGTGCCGCTGACCGGCAATGCCTTCGTTCGCTGCAACCAGACCACTCCCACTCAGGACGGTGACGCCGTCAGACGGTGGAGCGCCTGCGTTGAGGCAGGTGTGGGACGGCGAGTAATTGGTGGGCCGTGGCCGCTGTCTGGGCGTCGTGTCCGTGGCCAGCGATGACGCCGATGCCTCGGCCGTCGCACAAAAGGCACTCATCCGAGTCGGCCTGGGCCGCCTGCTTCTTCGGGCACGCCCTTCGTGGGAGTTGGCGGCGTAGTGTCGCTGATGTGTGAGCCGAAACCACAGGCCGTGCTTTGGGTACCGCAATTGATGCGCGGGCTGCCGGCTGCGCTGTGGTGAGCCGAGAGAGTCCGCGGTGCTGGGGCGGCGGGAGACTAGGGAAAGGCGAAGCGGGCAGCGATGCCGTCCAGGAACTGGATGTAGGCGGGCCTGCTTGGGCGGGCGCGGCCTGGCGCAGGGTTCCCGTGGAAGCCGCCGCTCTCCGCTGAACCACCGGGGCTCAAGGCGTTCGAGCGGCTCTGCTCGGATGGTTGACAAGGTAATCGATTGGGGTCGCGGAGCCTTCCCTGGCTGGCATAAATCCCGGCATCGACGTCCTGCTTTCTTGCGGTAGGGCGAATGCTTGGATTACCTCTGGGGTGAGGTGACCCCCGGAGTGTGGACACAGGGGTTCATGCTGCGAGGGAGAGTTTAGCTGTCTGGTGGTGCTGCTGTTCGAACTCCAGCGGGGAGAGGTAACCCAGCGCGCTGTGTCGGCGTCGGGCGTTGTAGTAGGTGAGCCACTGGAAGATCTCCAGCCTCGCCTGCGGCATAGTCAAGAACAGCTTCCCGTGCGTCGTCTCTCGCTTCAGTCCCTGCCAGAAACTCTCGGCGAGGGCGTTGTCATAGCTCGAGCCGACCCTGCCCATGCTCCTGCGGATGCCGTACCGGTCGCAGACCTGGGCGAACGCGGCGGACGTGTACTGCGAGCCCCTGTCCGCGTGGAAGATCACCCCGGTGACGTCACCGCCGCGGGCCGCGACCGCGGCCTGGAGCGCGTCGATGACGAGCTCGGCCCGCATGTGCGGGGCCATTGAGTAGCCGAGTACCCGGCGCGAACGGATGTCGATGACGCAGGCTAGGTAGAGCCACGCGGCTCCGACCTGCACGTATGTGATGTCGCCGCACCACTTCTCGTCCAGCGTACTGGCGGTGAAGTCCCGCTGGACCAGGTCTGCCACCGGCGGCGCGAGGCGGTCCGGGATCGTGGTGCGGTGCTTCTTGCGCAGGTGACGGCCGACGATGCCGTGCTTGCGCATCAGCCTGGCCACGCGCTTGCGGTTGACCGTGTGGCCGAAGCCGCGCAGTTCGGCATGGACTCGAAGCGCGCCGTAGTTCCCGCGGTGTTCGGCATGGATCTCGCGGATCTCCTCGACCAGCACGTCCTCCGCGGCCTGCCGCCCCGCCCGCGCCTCGGCGCCGGCGATCCACCGGTAGTAGCCCGAGCGGGAGACCTCCAGCACCCGGCATATCCGCTTGATGCCGAACACCTCGGCATGGGCGGAGACGAAGTCCCAAGCGGCGGTCTTCACTTCATCTCCCGGGCGAAATACGCCGCTGCCCGACGCAGGATCTCCCGCTCCAGCTGCCATTCCTTCTCCGCCTTGGCCAGCCGCGCGTTCTCCGCCCGCAGCCGGGCCAACTCCGCCTCAATGTCCTGCGACGCGCCGGCAGGAGCCGGACGGCCGTCGGCATCACGCACCCAGGTCCGCAGCGTCTCGG harbors:
- a CDS encoding IS3 family transposase (programmed frameshift), which gives rise to MARLSKYSAEFRSDAIALWRASAGRRTFKDVAADLNVNPETLRTWVRDADGRPAPAGASQDIEAELARLRAENARLAKAEKGMAAGAGDPASGSGVFRPGDEVKTAAWDFVSAHAEVFGIKRICRVLEVSRSGYYRWIAGAEARAGRQAAEDVLVEEIREIHAEHRGNYGALRVHAELRGFGHTVNRKRVARLMRKHGIVGRHLRKKHRTTIPDRLAPPVADLVQRDFTASTLDEKWCGDITYVQVGAAWLYLACVIDIRSRRVLGYSMAPHMRAELVIDALQAAVAARGGDVTGVIFHADRGSQYTSAAFAQVCDRYGIRRSMGRVGSSYDNALAESFWQGLKRETTHGKLFLTMPQARLEIFQWLTYYNARRRHSALGYLSPLEFEQQHHQTAKLSLAA
- a CDS encoding transposase — protein: MEPFTAGGLEVRSYNFPLVERIVLTERVAYVTHYRSDQHGWDTLVRNGVRAKTMLTDVGSVEIAIPRDRGGGFQPQIVKALAPADRRRRDDAGLVRSRRLLGLWPVRPLPVRPGDASGGETRGSAAEGCVKVSVAGAKVSTSGLECSCGTAVRCAPRRWCLLCLTDECGRRPVIPLTGGRFGYLTHVKCRVLY